A window of Thermosynechococcus sp. NK55a contains these coding sequences:
- the ilvB gene encoding biosynthetic-type acetolactate synthase large subunit, giving the protein MQATGAYILIDTLCRHGVKHIFGYPGGAILPIYDELYRAESKGIIQHILVRHEQGAAHAADGYARATGQVGVCFATSGPGATNLVTGIATAHMDSIPLLVITGQVPRSAIGTDAFQETDIFGITLPIVKHSYVVRAAKDMARIIAEAIYIATTGRPGPVLVDIPKDVGLEVCEYEPVEPGQVKLRGYRPTIRGNARQIAQAVQLIREAKRPLLYVGGGAITAGAHEEVLKLAELFEIPVTTTLMGKGAFPESHPLSVGMLGMHGTAYANFAVSECDLLIAVGARFDDRVTGKLDEFASRAKVIHIDIDPAEVGKNRVPDVPIVGSVKPVLQQLLKHIEDSGQAVEPQTQAWLERINIWKQDYPLIVPEPSGELSPQEVIVAFGRHAPDAYYTTDVGQHQMWAAQFLKNGPRRWISSAGLGTMGFGMPAAMGVKVALPDQQVICISGDASFQMNSQELATLAQYGIAVKTVIINNFWQGMVRQWQQAFYEERYSHSNMAKGMPDFVKLAEAYGVKGLRVSDRQHLDAIVQEVLAYDGPVLLDAHVTRDENCYPMVAPGKPNSQMLGLPEAKVLEKAAELVYCANCGAKTISTHRFCPECGSKL; this is encoded by the coding sequence GTGCAAGCAACTGGAGCATACATTCTGATTGATACCCTATGCCGTCACGGTGTTAAGCATATTTTTGGATATCCCGGTGGAGCCATTTTACCCATCTATGATGAACTTTACCGTGCTGAGTCCAAGGGCATCATTCAGCACATTCTGGTGCGCCACGAACAGGGGGCAGCCCATGCCGCTGACGGCTACGCTCGTGCCACAGGTCAAGTGGGGGTGTGTTTTGCTACTTCGGGACCAGGGGCGACGAACTTAGTGACAGGCATTGCCACAGCCCACATGGATTCAATTCCGCTACTGGTGATCACGGGTCAGGTACCTCGCTCTGCCATTGGCACGGATGCTTTTCAGGAAACAGATATTTTTGGCATTACGCTGCCCATTGTTAAGCACTCGTACGTAGTGCGTGCAGCCAAGGACATGGCACGGATCATTGCTGAGGCCATTTACATTGCCACCACTGGTCGGCCTGGGCCTGTGCTTGTGGATATTCCCAAGGACGTGGGGTTAGAGGTCTGTGAGTATGAGCCGGTCGAGCCGGGGCAGGTCAAGCTGCGGGGCTATCGCCCCACGATTCGCGGCAATGCCCGTCAAATTGCCCAAGCGGTCCAATTGATTCGTGAGGCCAAGCGACCTTTGCTCTATGTGGGGGGCGGGGCAATTACAGCGGGTGCTCACGAGGAGGTACTCAAGTTAGCCGAGCTCTTCGAGATTCCGGTGACCACAACACTCATGGGGAAGGGGGCCTTTCCTGAGTCCCATCCCCTCTCTGTGGGTATGTTGGGGATGCATGGCACCGCCTATGCCAACTTTGCCGTCAGTGAATGTGATCTGCTAATTGCTGTGGGGGCACGCTTTGACGATCGCGTGACCGGTAAGCTGGATGAATTTGCCTCCCGCGCTAAGGTCATTCACATTGACATTGATCCTGCTGAGGTGGGCAAAAACCGTGTACCTGATGTGCCGATCGTTGGCAGCGTCAAACCAGTGCTCCAGCAGCTTCTCAAGCACATTGAAGACAGTGGTCAAGCTGTTGAACCTCAGACCCAAGCCTGGTTAGAGCGTATCAATATCTGGAAACAGGATTATCCCCTCATTGTTCCCGAACCCAGTGGTGAACTCTCGCCGCAGGAGGTAATTGTGGCTTTTGGCCGTCACGCCCCCGATGCCTATTACACCACTGATGTGGGTCAGCACCAGATGTGGGCAGCACAATTCCTGAAAAATGGCCCTCGGCGTTGGATCTCTAGTGCTGGCTTGGGCACAATGGGTTTTGGTATGCCTGCGGCTATGGGAGTCAAAGTGGCCTTGCCCGATCAACAGGTGATTTGTATTAGTGGCGATGCCAGTTTCCAGATGAATTCCCAAGAGCTGGCCACCCTGGCTCAGTACGGTATTGCTGTCAAGACTGTCATTATTAATAACTTTTGGCAAGGAATGGTGCGGCAATGGCAGCAGGCCTTTTACGAGGAGCGTTATTCCCATTCCAATATGGCCAAGGGGATGCCCGATTTTGTGAAATTGGCGGAGGCCTATGGGGTTAAGGGGTTACGGGTGAGCGATCGCCAGCATTTGGATGCCATTGTCCAAGAGGTTTTGGCCTACGATGGGCCAGTGCTGCTGGATGCCCATGTCACCCGCGATGAAAACTGCTACCCGATGGTTGCCCCCGGCAAGCCTAACTCTCAAATGCTTGGTCTGCCGGAAGCCAAGGTTCTTGAAAAGGCTGCTGAACTGGTCTACTGTGCCAATTGTGGAGCCAAGAC
- the accB gene encoding acetyl-CoA carboxylase biotin carboxyl carrier protein → MELDLNQVRELLLMFDQTSVTELNLKSGELELQLRKREQISGSTPVVVAPAPASTLTPTPAPPPAVTPDPEPTPPPANRKTIDIVAPMVGTFYRAPAPDEPPFVEVGDTVKKGQVVCIIEAMKLMNEIEAEVNGQVVEILVQNAEPIEYGQTLMRILPS, encoded by the coding sequence GTGGAGCTTGACCTCAACCAAGTACGCGAACTGCTACTAATGTTTGACCAAACCAGTGTCACCGAACTCAACCTCAAGAGTGGCGAACTAGAACTTCAACTCCGCAAGCGTGAGCAGATCAGTGGCAGCACCCCTGTGGTTGTGGCTCCAGCTCCGGCATCAACCCTCACACCCACACCTGCGCCCCCTCCAGCCGTTACCCCCGATCCGGAACCAACGCCACCCCCTGCCAATCGCAAAACCATAGATATTGTGGCGCCAATGGTCGGAACCTTTTATCGTGCCCCTGCTCCCGATGAACCCCCCTTTGTTGAAGTGGGTGACACAGTCAAAAAAGGCCAAGTGGTTTGCATCATTGAAGCCATGAAGCTGATGAACGAAATTGAAGCCGAAGTCAATGGCCAAGTGGTGGAAATTCTGGTGCAAAATGCTGAACCAATTGAGTATGGCCAAACTTTAATGCGCATTTTGCCTAGCTAA
- the efp gene encoding elongation factor P has translation MISSNDFRPGVSIELDGAVWRVVEFLHVKPGKGSAFVRTKLKNVQTGNVIERTFRAGETVPQATLEKRTMQHTYKDGEDYVFMDMESYEEARLTPAQVGDRAKYLKEGMEVNIVKWGEQVLEVELPNSVVLEVVQTDPGVKGDTATGGSKPAIVETGAQVMVPLFISVGERIRIDTRSDTYLGRE, from the coding sequence ATGATTTCCAGTAATGATTTTCGCCCCGGTGTAAGTATTGAGCTAGATGGTGCTGTCTGGCGAGTCGTCGAATTTTTGCACGTCAAACCCGGTAAGGGTTCTGCCTTTGTGCGGACAAAGTTAAAGAATGTGCAAACGGGCAACGTGATTGAGCGCACCTTCCGCGCCGGCGAGACTGTTCCCCAAGCCACCCTTGAAAAACGCACCATGCAGCATACTTACAAAGATGGCGAAGACTATGTCTTTATGGACATGGAAAGCTATGAGGAAGCTCGCCTCACCCCTGCACAAGTGGGCGATCGCGCCAAGTATCTCAAGGAAGGCATGGAGGTCAATATCGTCAAATGGGGTGAGCAAGTCCTTGAGGTGGAGCTACCCAACTCCGTTGTTTTAGAAGTGGTGCAAACCGATCCGGGAGTTAAAGGAGATACCGCCACCGGTGGATCAAAACCCGCCATTGTCGAAACCGGTGCCCAAGTCATGGTACCGTTATTTATCTCCGTAGGCGAACGGATTCGCATTGACACTCGCTCAGATACGTATCTTGGCCGCGAATAG
- a CDS encoding NifU family protein, producing the protein MAATLELSQENVEKVLDELRPYLMADGGNVELVEIEGPVVRLRLQGACGSCPSSTMTLRMGIERKLKESIPEIAEVQQVP; encoded by the coding sequence ATGGCTGCAACCCTTGAATTGAGTCAAGAAAACGTCGAAAAAGTCCTTGATGAACTCCGCCCCTATTTGATGGCCGATGGCGGCAATGTCGAGCTGGTGGAAATTGAGGGGCCTGTGGTACGGCTGCGGTTGCAGGGTGCCTGTGGTTCCTGCCCCAGCTCAACCATGACGCTGCGCATGGGCATTGAGCGCAAGTTGAAGGAATCCATTCCAGAGATTGCTGAAGTCCAGCAGGTTCCCTAA
- a CDS encoding CRR6 family NdhI maturation factor — protein MAIAIELTPEQIDRLDLSPLQQVLNPLTAEQLLDYHQALRFTIDYPRPVDEPDLELSELAPVRLWFIRADVSYPWLPYLLDWSAGELVRYGAMLVPHEFHPQQGIIFNPQALDIFVMTKVFTLWQWLRGQGYPAIEKIKGMAAMFGYELDSELFTLLQ, from the coding sequence ATGGCGATCGCCATCGAGTTAACCCCAGAGCAGATTGATCGTCTGGACTTATCTCCCCTACAACAAGTACTTAACCCCCTGACTGCAGAGCAGCTTCTGGATTACCACCAAGCACTGCGTTTTACGATTGATTATCCGCGGCCAGTGGATGAGCCTGATCTGGAACTTTCGGAATTGGCGCCCGTGCGCCTTTGGTTCATTCGTGCCGATGTATCCTACCCGTGGCTGCCCTACTTACTGGATTGGTCAGCGGGTGAACTGGTGCGTTATGGGGCGATGCTGGTGCCCCACGAATTTCATCCGCAGCAGGGGATTATCTTCAACCCGCAAGCCCTTGATATTTTTGTGATGACCAAGGTGTTTACCCTTTGGCAATGGCTACGGGGCCAGGGCTATCCTGCCATTGAAAAAATTAAAGGCATGGCGGCGATGTTTGGCTATGAGCTGGATAGTGAGCTCTTTACGCTGCTCCAATAA
- a CDS encoding FGGY-family carbohydrate kinase, with translation MGKTVTALGVDFGTSGARAIAIDPEGNVLATARRPLHQPDQPQEWAATLWALILDIPSAIRQQIQRIAIDGTSSTVFLCDAQGQPSSPVLLYNDDRAQDYLQRLRQILATDHLVLSATSSLVKLLWLQTHYATANAFFLHQADWLAFLLHGQLGISDWHNALKLGYDPAKEAYPDWFSHPILAPLQSLLPKVVPPGTVLGKVTATDLGFSPECQVCAGTTDSIAAFLASGASEVGEAVTSLGSTLVLKLLSASRVEDLTAGIYSHRLGDRWLVGGASNCGAAILAQFFSPEELEHLSVQIDVSQPTGLDYYPLLKRGERFPINDPHLAPRLEPRPDDPRLFLQGLLESLSRIEAQGYAQLQRLGASPLKQVWTAGGGARNPAWLALRQQYLGVPVAISPHTEAAYGTARLAQLGYNCS, from the coding sequence ATGGGAAAAACGGTCACAGCCCTAGGCGTTGATTTTGGGACCTCGGGGGCACGGGCGATCGCCATCGATCCTGAGGGCAATGTTCTGGCTACTGCCCGTCGGCCGCTACACCAACCCGATCAACCCCAAGAATGGGCAGCAACATTGTGGGCGTTGATTTTAGATATTCCAAGCGCTATCCGTCAGCAAATTCAGCGGATTGCAATTGATGGAACCTCGAGCACTGTTTTCCTCTGTGATGCTCAGGGGCAGCCCTCCTCGCCCGTCCTTTTGTACAACGACGATCGCGCCCAAGATTATCTTCAAAGGTTGCGGCAGATTTTAGCCACAGATCACCTTGTCCTTAGTGCCACCAGTAGTCTGGTCAAGCTGTTGTGGCTCCAGACCCACTATGCCACTGCCAATGCCTTTTTCCTACACCAAGCTGACTGGCTAGCCTTCTTACTTCACGGTCAACTGGGGATTTCCGACTGGCACAATGCCCTGAAGTTGGGCTATGACCCCGCAAAGGAAGCCTACCCCGATTGGTTCAGCCACCCCATACTTGCACCCTTGCAGTCCCTGCTGCCTAAGGTCGTTCCTCCGGGGACCGTTCTGGGAAAGGTCACAGCCACTGATCTAGGCTTCTCTCCAGAGTGTCAGGTGTGTGCGGGTACTACCGATAGCATTGCCGCGTTCTTGGCTAGTGGTGCCTCTGAGGTGGGTGAAGCCGTGACCTCCTTGGGCTCAACCCTTGTGCTGAAGCTTTTGAGTGCCTCTAGGGTAGAGGATTTGACAGCAGGCATCTATAGTCATCGCTTGGGCGATCGCTGGCTCGTGGGGGGCGCCTCCAACTGCGGTGCAGCGATTTTAGCCCAGTTTTTTAGCCCAGAGGAACTCGAACACCTCAGTGTCCAAATAGATGTCAGTCAACCCACGGGTTTGGACTACTATCCCCTACTCAAGCGGGGTGAGCGCTTTCCCATCAATGATCCTCACCTAGCGCCTCGCCTAGAACCACGCCCCGATGACCCGCGCCTCTTTTTGCAGGGCCTCCTTGAAAGTCTCAGTCGCATTGAGGCCCAAGGCTATGCCCAATTGCAGCGTTTGGGTGCCTCACCTCTGAAACAGGTCTGGACAGCGGGAGGGGGTGCCCGTAATCCAGCATGGTTAGCGCTGCGCCAGCAATACCTAGGGGTTCCGGTGGCCATTTCACCCCACACTGAGGCCGCCTATGGAACAGCGCGTCTTGCTCAACTCGGGTACAACTGCTCCTGA